The genomic segment GACATGCAGTGGTTTGAGGTGCTAGCGGGCGAAAGCTCGTGGGGGTTCAAGTCCCCCTCTCCGCACCACAATTTTTCAAAGATATACGGGCGACCCGGCGGGTCGCCCGTTTTGTTTCTCTGGCGGTGTTTGGCGTTTGTTTGACGAATCGTCCGCCCTCGGCCAGGGAAACCACCGATCGGTGCTTGGCGAATCGAGCGTAGGAATCACGAGACCACTGCGCAAACAAACTTGGCTGGAATCAGCGGGACGGTGCAGGACACCGCCGGTGCCATGTTCCCGGGCACCAACGTGCATCCGGATGCTGCCATCCCGATTCGTTCAGTTGAGTGTCAACGATTATCACCTTAAACGGATTCGGGTCCACCGCCAACACCTACCGGTCGTTGGGGGCAATGGCTTGTCGGGCCACCGATACGGACGCGCGAAAGCACAGCCGTAACGACGCTAGCCCTTAAGAACAGATAGCCGCTTGTCTCAACGGGCTGTTAACCCCGATCCGTGCACACCCTTACCATGCATTCATTGGGAAACCAGCGCTGATCACCGGGCCAAGCATGCGCTATAACTGACTTGTGCCCCTGAGTTGCCGCCAACGGATGCTGGCTGCGCTTCGCCGCGAGCCGGTGGACCGCCCTCCCGTATGCAACCCTACGAATGCCGCCACAGTAGAGTTGATGGACCTCGTAGGAGCGCCGTTCCCCCACGCGAACCGCGCGCCCGAGCTTATGGCGCGGCTGGCCGGTACGGCGCGCACCGAACTGGGCTTCGATGCCGTGATGCCGGTCTTCTCTATCGTCCAGGAAGCTTCCGCGTTAGGTTGCCGCATCGACTGGGGCGAAAAAGGCACTTGGCCCACCGTAGTCGAACCCATCTGGCGGGAACCGGAAGAGATTCGCATCCCGTCCGGCTTTCTGACGCATCCGGACACGCGATGTGTGTTGCAGGCCATTCGGATTCTTCGAAAGCAGTTCGGCGACGAGGTTGCCATCATCGGCAAAACCATGGGGCCGTGGACGCACGGCTATCACTGCTTCGGCGTGGAGCAATTTCTGCTCATGTCGGCAGACGACCCCTGCAAGACTAAACGCTGCCTCGACCGGCTGAAGGAACTCACCGTGCAATTCGGCCTTGCGCAGATCGAAGCGGGGGCCGACGCACTCACTCTTCCAGATCATGCCACCGGGGATCTGGTGAGCTGCGAATACTACGCGCGCTTCCTGCTCGAGGTGCATCGGGAACTGGCGGAACGATTACCAGCGCCCCTCATCCTGCACATCTGCGGCCGCACGCTCGACCGCATGGACCACATCGCCCAAACCGGCATGGCGGCCTTCCACTTCGATTCCAAGAACGATGCCCCGAGTGCCATGGCGGTCATGCGCAACCGAATCGCGCTGGTCGGGAATGTCAACAACTCCGTGACACTGTTGCGCAAAGGTCCGGAGCAGGTTCGCCAGGAGGTTTGGAACTGCCTCCGCGCTGGTGTACAACTGATCGGCCCGGAATGCGCCGTGCCTCTGCAAACGCCGCTTGCGAACCTAAAAGAAATCGCGGCCGCAGTGAAGGAATTTCATGGGTAAATTCGGGGCGGGATGCCGGGAGGGACCATACCTGCCGGTCGCTCCATTCCTGTTTCACGTGGAGCGCGACCCGCGTGAAGCGGAAAGAAGCGCGCTGGATTCCGCTGCAACTACTGCTCGATCCCGTACGGCACTGCTTGACCTCCGTCCCGGGTTTGCCGGTGGAAATGTTGTTCCCGGCTATCGACCTGAACCGCGCCGTGCCCCTGTGGGGCTTCACCTACCGGATGATGACCGATTGGCTCGGCCTGGTTCCAGTGGAACGCATCCGGCGGCAGGCCGGCTTCGACGGCGCAGCCGTTCTTCTCGAGTTTCTCCTCCCACACGGATTGAACTTGACGCAGGGATGGGTGGATCAGGCCCGGACGGGGCCGCAGCCAGTGGAGGCCGCCGCCGTGTCCGGCTAGTCGGGCTGGAGTCCGACGAATTCCTGATCTCGGCCTCCGGGTAGCGTGGAGCGCGGATGATGAAGATCGCAACATGGAACATAAACTCGATTCGCCGACGACTGACCGCGGTGCTGGACTGGCTGGAAGTCAATCGACCCGACGTCATGTGCCTGCAGGAAACCAAGGTGCAGGATTCCGAGTTTCCGGCACAGGCCTTCCGCCAGGCTGGCTATCACGCGACGTTTCGAGGAATGAAGGGCTATAACGGGATCGCGACGCTTACCCGGAGGACACCCGATTCGGTGATGTACGGGCTCCACGAAGGCCCCGATAACGAGGACGTCCGTGTGCTGCAGACCGTGCTCGACGGGCTCGCGATCGTCAATACCTATGTGCCGCAGGGCTACAAGGTCGGCTCAGATAAATATCAATTCAAACTGGAATGGTT from the Clostridia bacterium genome contains:
- a CDS encoding MtaA/CmuA family methyltransferase; protein product: MPLSCRQRMLAALRREPVDRPPVCNPTNAATVELMDLVGAPFPHANRAPELMARLAGTARTELGFDAVMPVFSIVQEASALGCRIDWGEKGTWPTVVEPIWREPEEIRIPSGFLTHPDTRCVLQAIRILRKQFGDEVAIIGKTMGPWTHGYHCFGVEQFLLMSADDPCKTKRCLDRLKELTVQFGLAQIEAGADALTLPDHATGDLVSCEYYARFLLEVHRELAERLPAPLILHICGRTLDRMDHIAQTGMAAFHFDSKNDAPSAMAVMRNRIALVGNVNNSVTLLRKGPEQVRQEVWNCLRAGVQLIGPECAVPLQTPLANLKEIAAAVKEFHG
- a CDS encoding exodeoxyribonuclease III gives rise to the protein MMKIATWNINSIRRRLTAVLDWLEVNRPDVMCLQETKVQDSEFPAQAFRQAGYHATFRGMKGYNGIATLTRRTPDSVMYGLHEGPDNEDVRVLQTVLDGLAIVNTYVPQGYKVGSDKYQFKLEW